Below is a genomic region from Henckelia pumila isolate YLH828 chromosome 3, ASM3356847v2, whole genome shotgun sequence.
tattttggatCAAGAACTTTGCAAGTAGAAGCTTGGTATAAATTATCAACACGATCAGACTGCACTTGCATGCTTGGAGGTGATACCAAATTACGACCACAATCTAATTGCAACTTTGAAATAGCAAGATCACTTGTTTTACTTTCAATCCACTCGAGGAGCATTTGAGTTTCATTATCATTATCTGCAGCCAAATCTGTAACATTTTTAAATGTGTCACACAACTTCTCATAATTTAGCTGACCAGGAGTAGTTATCCATCCATTATAATTGATTTTCACCCTCGTATACAATCTACGCACATCCTTCCTCCAACGCCGAAGTATATATTGCTCGGGAACGACCAAAAACTTATTGCGGATCAAAACTGTAATAGCATGCCTACAAATTATTTCTCTGAACTCAAATATGTGACAACTACAAGAAAATGTGCATTTGTCTCTCTCTtacataatttcaaatattttttccttAACTTTCTCATGCACGGTAAAATCTTCAATAACCACATATCTCACACCAAAGGACCCCTCGTCAGTGGATTCAATGTCACAATACATCTTTCCTGTCAATTCTTGTTGAAATTCTTTAAATTTTACAATTGTATAAGCACTTTGAAATTGCCTCTCCATATCAAATCGAGTAACGCAAGGGACCACCTGGGAGAAGGACTTAAAATCGGCTTGGAACTCTTTCTCAACTTTACTTCTTAGAGTTTGCTCATATTGCTCCACAAACTGTTTTAAAGATGTTTTTGAATGCACATACCCATCAAAAAAAGCATTGATACCCTCACTTCGTTGAGTTGTTGACATTCCGGCCCAAAATGATGTTTTGAAAAAACAAGGAACCCAACGAAGTCTCTCCCTATAAAGCCCTATCAACCAATCATTATTTTGCAATTCATAcatatcaagcatagaaacccAGCCCTGTTCGAACTCATCCGCACTTTGTGATTCATACACCAATTCGTGCACAAACCAGAGTATGGAAGCCTTTTGAGAATGATATCCAAATTTTTCAGGTaatttcttaagtatatgccaTAAACACCACCTATGTTTTGTGTTAGGAAATACGATTTCTATGGCATTCTGCATTGCCTTGTCCTGATCAGTGATTATCCCTTGAGGTGTCTGAAATTCCATGCACTCTAGCCATATCCTAAACAACCATACAAATGTCTCTGTATCCTCATTAGAAAGTATACCACATCCAAGTAGTGTCGACTGTCCATGATGATTTACACCGATGAAAGGAGCAAATGGCATGTCATACTTATTAGTCAAATATGTTGTATCAAAAGTCACTACATCACCAAATTCCTTGTAAGTTTGCCTACTCCTATTATCTGCCCAAAATACATTTTTTAATCGACCATCATCATCCAAATCTAAGCTAAAGAAAAAAACAGGACAAAGAGACTGCATTTTCGAGAAATAAGCTTGAATAGCAGCTGCATCTCCCTCTCCAAGTCTTAATTTTCTGACCTTATCGATATAATTACGACAATCTTTTTCAATAAAAGTCATATTCTCATATCCACCTTTTTCAACAACAACCGAGTTAAAACTTTTATGAAGAGGAATACCTGTTATATCATTCACCTCTAATTGTCGTTTCATGAGCATTCAACTCACGATAGCAACGAAATACTCTGGATTTGGATGGGCTAATTTCGTGATTGTGCTCGAGATAGACACTAGTAATTTTCCATACTCCAGTAGCATCTGAACAAGCTGACAACCTAGCTTTGCAACCTGTTTGACTGGTTGGTTGGGGCTTCAGTGTAGTGCTTGTATTACTACTTCTGCAACCTTCTCGACTACATGTGAACACAACAAATGTAACAACTCctttgttattattttgtgaAGTTCTTTTTCTAACTGAAAAACCAACACGATAGACATATTTCTTGtagaattcaaaattttcattctCATTTTTAAACTTCATCCCCACCTTGGGATCAATCTCACTATCTTCCACAAGTAAATGTGTATCATTCATTAAACCACCATCTACTGAATTTACAACACctacacaaaaaaatattttgcaaacTTACAATTACATTATTTTATGAAATCCAAACCCCCCAAAATTCTATTTCCATATCATAATAATAGAAATGAGATGTGACATGAAATTACATATTTCAGACATGAGCAAGCTTTGCCAACGAGTACAAGAAAATGACGCTCCTCCACTTATATTCTTGGTTAATCAATTGAGCAACGCAAACACCAAAAttctaaaagaaaaaaaaaataaaaccaaatatCCACCGATTCTTTAGTGGAATTCACAAGACACAtccataaattaaaaaaacttatTCCTACAGCATATGATTATTAATATTAGATAATATCATCGATTTCTGTATAAATTTagagcaatatatatatatatatatatatatatatatatatatatatgcacagagtttctttcaagtgcccacctaccatgcccaccaatgatgttgcactattctattggacctacaatttatcacatctttatcacatccaataaaatagtgctacatcattggtgggcatggtaggtgggcacttgaaagtaACTCTATATGcatgagtttctttcaagtgcccacctaccatgcccaccaatgatgtggtactattctattggacctataatttatcacatctttatcacatccaatagaataatgccacatcattggtgggcatggtaggtgggcacttgaaagaaactctatatgcatgagtttctttcaagtgcccacctatcatgcccaccaatgatgtggcactattctattggacctacaatttatcacatctttatcacatccaatagaatagtgccacatcattggtgggcatggtaggtgggcacttgaaataAACTCTATATTcatgagtttctttcaagtgtccacctaccatgcccaccaccatgtccaccaatgatgtgacactattctattggacctataatttatcacatctttatcacatccaataaaaTAGTGACACAttattggtgggcatggtaggtgggcacttgaaagaaactctatatgcatgagtttttttcaagtgcccacctaccatgcccaccaatgatgtggaactattctattggacctacaatttatcattAGTTggacacttgaaagaaactctatatatattaaTGCCCAGAACTTATAAAATCATTAGTTGAAAAgccaaaaaaaattccaaatcttttttttaaaaaagaaaaaagtccAAATATAATGTTGAGAGAAGTTACTTAACATTTTTCGTTTTTTTCTTATCAATTCACACAAAATTAATATTCTTAGACTCAGCTTCTACCGTGTTTCGTTAACGTGAACAACCAACATCATAATTAGTGGTTTTGTCTTTCTTGAATTAATATGCAGGCTATGACTGTACATACAAAATTAGAGCAAAAATCCTATAATGTCAACGATAAAGACAGATAAAAATCGTCGTTATAACATTCGAATTGATGAAAATTAATAGACTTACACTTCTGCAGTGTGACCAAAGACTTCAGAGACCAAGAACCCTAAAATCATTCATGCACAAATTCACGTACAAAAATTAACTAAACTaaacaaaacaaatccaaattaAGCGTATTTGACAAAAATACGATGAAATATACTTACTGAAACTACGATGGTTGTCTACTCCGTCCTTCACGAAAAGAAAAGAGGGAAGAAGGCTATCTTGTACGTAGCTTGCGTAATTAGGGTTAAAGATCAATTTTTTCACGCCCTATCATGAATAATGTGGGCCTTGTGAAGAGTAGTAAAACAAATTGGAAAAATTCAAATTATCCTGAGAAATTGATTATAATTCAATTGGTGAGATTTTAATGAGAAAACTTGTAAtccatttgttttttttaagagCTGTTTTTTTCTCAAGTACTGAAGTTGCAGTAAATTTAGACGTAattttaacttttaaatttGGGCCAACCTACTGCCGCATATTTATTGCCGCAAGCCCGCAAGACTCAATCGATAGCAGTGGCGGATCCAGGATGTTATGCTAGGAGGGGCCGTGTCAATATACacaatgataaaaataattattatatgtttatttataactTTATATAATAagaatagaataaataaaaaaataaatatcgtGATGTCTCGTATATTTGATTGATGCTTATGAAAATATGAAATGCAAAATAGTTTTTTGATTTCTAAATGATGCGTTGTGTTCGTAGGTATAAAATATCACACATAAAATTAAGTTCATTCAACGAGTCAAAAATCATATGACTCGAAACTTATTTAAAATCTCGTTGAACAAAATGATACTAATGTATACAAGAACGCCTGAACTTTTTCTTACATGCAActcgaaattataaaatatacaatctcaaaataataatgtatttaaaacATGATTCGATCTTAAAAATAACATGCTAAAACAATATAATAAGCATGCATAAAGTATTATaatacataaattttataatatatattatactactaaataacaTGCTAAAACAATAATACAAATAAGCATGTATTCCAAACCTcttgattaaaattaaataaattagaagagTATGACTTTTTACTTTTCAAAATGAAGaaccttttttatttttatttttattagtttgaaatttttttattttatatatatatatatttagatgAAAGCATATTTTCacttatttctatttttattagtttgaaattttttattatatatatttttagaggaaatttagaagaaaaaaattagaaaaatagGGGTTTTCACtttctatttttattagtttgaatgaatagaccatttatttttatttgtattagttggaaaattttattttatactaGTTACTGAGCACACGCTTTGCGTAATATAatgtattatattaaaatttgtgCTCCGAAAATACATGTGTGTGAGAAGTTAGATTTTCAATTGAAGAGAAAATGGGAGAAACTGATGCAAAGTGAAAATTTGGCTGCAATAAAAGGGCAAAACTGGAAGAAAAATTTGGTGTCATCACACCATACCAAAAATAGTTTTTATAATGGTCTCAagcattataatatagtatagatatagtgaaaacaataatttatatattttaataaactaataaaggaaaaaatgaaaaacaattCGGCAACAGAGATTCGAACCCAGGTATACTTCATCATGAGAAAAACAAGCTAGGCTACCATTATGCCGGATCTGTCGATGCTACCCTACCCGGGTAGTGCCCGGGTAGGGTAGCAACGGCCCGGATGCCCCTGCAGGTCAAACCGTTCGATCTGGCCAGCATCGACAGATCCCATTATGCCACACGGTACATTCCGTCAATTCAGAGACCAAGTTTTTATATAATGCCatttaacaaaatatatatatacactaaaaaaattatcaaaatttttggggGGCCGTGGCCCACCTTCGCCCTATGGTGGATCCGCCCCTGATCGATAGGAATAGTTTATGCGTACATTTCATGATTATTCACATATATATCCCAATTAACCAACAAgtttttccttaaaaaaaaaaaattatccaacAATATCGATAAATATGGATCAATGCGTTCGTATTGTTGTGCCATGTGTGAGGCTATATATGACAGATCTTGATATTGTACGTACCCTAAAATATGACACACCACCCTCTGCGAACAAACAAAAGAGATTTGGGAGCAAGCACCGACGTCTTTAATAATTTGAAGATTATTAATGGGGTATATATGAGTAAAGTGGCCGGTAAAGTTATACAGATGGgttgaaataaattaaataatatacattTTAAAGCTTATTATTTGCATTTTTATGGTAAAAAACTGTCCCATTCCCATATTAAAGTTAGGTAGCACTCGAATCAATTATTTTATTAGCTTTCTCATGTTACCGTCTTGAATAATGTAAAAAGAAAGTGGAAAGGAATTAATACTACATCTGCCTTTTGCATTAAACCCGGCTGAAATTGATGGATGTCATAAGGCcggcttgttctttcttttcaTTATCCTCTTTTGCtatggctttttttttttttattttgcctATTCCTGATTTCTAGTCTtgcgtatttttttttttttatcggaAATCTTGTatcaattttattaaaaaagagAAGTCTATGATACAATATTaaccaaccaaaaaaaaaatccacgTTCACCCAGTAAATTAAAAGGTGTagggaaagaaagaaagaaaaaaatgagCTGATGAATGAGCAACGTGGTTTGCGTCTAGCATGGTTCAAGCTCAATATCATTGTTTCCACCATCATCTAtttctactataaaagtatgaatagtGGGCAAAGTTtctcattgtgaatttataacttTGCCCCCAAATTGTGTTggaatcaaaaaatatttatgggtAATTATGAAAAAATGAGGTAAAAAACAAGGGCAAAAAAGGATTAAAAATTTAGACAAACCTTATGAGGTGATTTATTGCATCGTAATGAATATGGATTTAACTTTTCATTTATATCTAattattacctcaaaattaattattgataagttaattattgataaactatgtatactatataatataaaatttcacacacaatatttggctaatatttttataatgtaaACTATTTTACTTTTGAAAGgtgaaaaaaaatccaaatgttTATTGACTACTAAATGACACAAATCGAATGTCTAACGGTTACacaccataaaaaaattgagcagcaatattattaaaaattaaatataaattatttttatttaaattagtaatgagattaattaagagttatttttttaattaatttgttcattagcctattttattttaatttttttcacattttaaatttattcattAGCCTATAACTTCCACTTTactctctttctactattaatTGTGCCAAATTGTCACAAAATTTGttacacataaatttcatatgttattatatgatttttttcatttcatccatgtattttcaatattccaatataaaattttgtaataatattcGATCAAAGAATAGATTATTGTAAtcgaaaaattatattaaaaagttttgaaaaagtaataaatatttatggtaaaaattagagtaaaattcattttgatacacgaactattggtaaaatgtcaaattggtacatgaactattgaaaatggtttaattggtacataatCAATTTATAAAGTCAATTTTACCCTTTATATACATTATTTTAAAgtctaatatttttgttaaattaaaatagatacacattttatttttcaaaattattttactaATAGAATTATAagcataaatttatatttatttaaattttatattataaacaaGGGATTGTACTTATTGTACGAAACattgtaaatattaattaataaaatatattaaaaatatataataaaagatataggtttatctatgttataatattattatttatattaatcaaaataaaattgatatatatgtgtgtgccTTTTCATTTATGATCTACAAATTTTACGTTGAATACTTTTTCGTATACTTGATATATAATCTTCTTTTTATAGTATAATAATtagtaaatatgaatttatatttataattataattaatataataatttaaaagacaaaaatatgtatgtagttcaattaatcaatttaataacaatattcaacttaaaagcAACTTAAGTAAAGTGCAAAATTTacttttgagtttgatcatatatatatcaattaaaccattttcaatagttcatgtaccaatttgacattttatcaatagttcatgtaccaaaataatttttactcgtaaaatttttttatagcaTTTgacaaattctgataaaatattttaaatgaatagaaaaaaaaatccaaaaatccaaatttgtttcaaatagtatattaataaaaagtctttcaaaataaataaatgattatagtaaaaattatatagtattttcaaaaaatttattttttactataaaagtatgaatgtagGAGTAACGTTTTTTCATTATCTATATACATATTTACCCTTTTGttctatataaattatataataatgagTAAAGTGGAAGTTATAGGCTAatgaacaaatttaaaatgagaaaaaaataaaaagaaaataggctaatgaacaaatcaattaaaaaaacacttaattaatctcactattaaattaaataaaaataatttatattgaaTTTTTAACAGTATTGCTGCTCAAATTTCTTATGGTGTGTAACAGTTAgactataatattttaaataaatagaaaaaattcaaaaatccaaatttgtttcaaatagtatatatattaataaaaagtcttgaaaaataaataaattattatagtaaaaattatatagtattttaaaaaaaattattttactataaaagtataaatGTAGGAGTAAGGTTTGTTCATTGTCTATATACATGTTTACCTTTTTgttctatataaattaaataataatgagggttatataagtaaaatgacaaaaaaaaaaagaaacaaagatgGAAAAATACACAAAACAATTAGGTGTAATAATTTCTCACATATAACTTTCATTTAAATGGAgtctatttaattttataacttttaatttactctctttctactattaattgtgtcaaattatcaaaaaaaattgttatacataaacatatgttattatatgaaatTTGAGCAGCAAtactattaaaaattaaatataaattattttatttaaattaataatgagattaattaagagttttttttaattaatttgttcattagcctattttattttattttttcacattttaaatttgttcatTAGCCTATAACTTCCACTTTACTCTATTtctactattaattgtgtcaaattatcacaaaatttgttatacataaatttcatatgttgttatatcatttttttttttatttcatccatgtattttttattaaaattatttaagataataaatctttattttattagattgtgtattatttcgattaacataaaaattattagatcttggaaaataaaaaattctatttattaaaattattaaagataataaatatttattatattagattgtgtattatttcaatctaaaacaattaacataataaatattttcactctaaattttttattttgtcctTAGATTGTGTATTATTTCGATTCATTGTATATGTGGAGATTTTCTACATAAtgctttaaaaatataaaaattgatatattaagtgaatatatatatatatttatttatttatatatatatatatgtgggtgtatgttttgaaaataaaaaatattttcactaaaattattaaaagaaaaTCATGTATATTTAATAATCTATTAACTTACCTATCTAAAAGTATGAATAAAAGGATAGAATTTTATCATTGTGAGATAACAACTTTGCCATTTTATTTAGTAaggtcatataaaaatatatagagatataaaagtaaaaaaaaaaatttaagttaaggcataaaagtaaataaatatttatattatattatatgtaaatattaataTCCAAAATTACATTATACACCTTTATTAAATTACAACTAATGCGTCCATTAATACCattacataatttattttttaaatattattttctgaaaagaaccattttttcaattttcacaatttgtttttatttattttacacctTATGTAATGTTAGGAAATATAAaaattgttgggatcggttcagagggtagagggggggtgaatacactctgaaacttattttctttcttttcaaaatgatcaagtgaagtttagttcacttaatctgttttctcaacttctaaaacggtttgaacaacttaaatagtgcggaaatagttcagaggttttagtgatgcaaaggcaagttataacacgatgtatgagcaatatataagataaatatgcagtaaagactaaggcacgatttatggaagttcgaaggcttaatccttctacgtctcccctttttCCACTTAgaaaggaattcactagaagactttggttattacaacgtcttgcaatacacccacttcagacttaggacttatccaatgcctaatccgaaactcctagatttacacagataagattctcagttcttatcagactggtggaagctttcagagtagcttcaagtctcttcaataatgaatacagtccggttgagcttctcaaactgcagagcggtcgagaggcttggaaaccctaggatgatccttgaagatcagatatgtaaactgtaggcgagggtttatttgagcagcaagtgaatgatcttgtaagtgtgctcaagtattgcttcagtatatcagatgaggacttctgatagtattcaagtgattgagttgattgagattttttgtgttgcttgtcttcttgtcacttcttaagcaatcttccctttatataggtcaatcatcaacgtctttattttgaacgttctgatcctgcattgaatgcacatttaatgcttcataaatgcattgatgattctgcatgaagatcgtacacttctttaaatgcagacaacttccagggtccaaaactggtataaacggtcgaatgctttatctgtagccattctgcgtttttgccattttagtgcaacctgttgtctcgattcaagagtcaacagatcttctgatacgccggttctgcttttgataaaagatcttgcaatgaacgtcttgtctcaagtatttgtcttgagatatcttgataagcagttggcattctaccggtagatagatttatcctctgctggtttgaataaccagtcgataggcttgtgactgcaaccggtcgagagacaaaggcggttgacaagcttccggtagataacttgaagggtttagacggttgcggtaggagttgtagtagattcctgaaatacaaaatattggcagcacattcctatacaatgagttgttgtttgttatcaccaaaatgtcggattcaacaatttccccctttttggtgatgacaaaacttaagtgctccgaaaacaatatgaaagcattaaaatgaacttcattgagagaatgaatttcattaattacaataagcattcttattacacctactgaagaaaaacaaaatgagatacagctgcgataagtaaagaagagacaagttgttcatcttttgaaccaactggctcctcctgacctatcgccttctcttcttcttctgtcggcttcttcctttcttctggattcttcttcacgtcttcttgcctctgctgctcttcgttgctcttcttccccctttttggcatcaccttggttgagtcgaaggatgatctcagtgagttgagtgccaaggcaggcttgcatagtatcaatttttgcatctagttgagcaagtagagtagcttgcatagtgtccatccgatcattcaactgccaatgaaggcggttttcggatctgacaacttgttcggagacggtagagagtgttttgatttgagtgcgatgatgggcagtgatctctttggacagatgagcaaggtctctagacacggtctcaaaatgccgaatcatcgtcgtgcgtgaattgtcaacccatgaggatgtgtttgtgatggcttgtgaaaaggatcgaactgtttgcaGGAGCTCATGAAGCTTATTCATCAATGTGTGATCCAGAGTTGCTGCCATAGCTTCAATAtatgagtcatcagtctgaagcatttgactctgtgtgtcattccttggtgaagccgggccagactcaagatgatgtgatgctggtgatctggctggtgagctagctgatgtaccttccaatagtggtatagttggagatgtaggggtctcaactgcagccaagatggttggtggagtagcaggatcagcactcggttcatccattaggagatcttccacaaacttttcagtagatggagacggttgaagtgctgggtcagcatcagtcactggctgttctggaggtgcaagtgatacaatagtgcttggtatctctgttgggggcactactgcttcactgctgcaaggagcctctgtcacagaggtgacaggaattgcttgttcaatcacttctaaaaaatcttgtagacgactgggagaggtgtgagcggtcgccgctggagatgagtgagcagtcacagctgcttccggttgaattactgctGGGACTAcggttgaggcggggtcgaccgatgaagatgctgccacactcgatcttagagcggatgattgaaacaggtcagcagtgatgagaccggtcagaatcccatctgaaagagtaatagcagagacgtcttcttcaccctgatcttgggtaagaaaagtcttcatcatcacctgtgcttccagtccataagcctgtatacaagctgctgaagctgtcgtctttacgttgttaagagcttggaagtgctgaagtagttgagtgatttgacgtagactattctgtagtccagtcaaaatcacaaagtcatcggtggcggtaggactcttggatttgaagttaTTGACACGCTCAGTAATCAACAGAGAtatcaggcttcctcgaagcttcaagtcgatgagttgccttcttcccagagcctccacgatgtcttcagtgtcagcaaaaagaagcatcttctgctcaataacgttcagagctttccacttaggaaatatttgagcaagcgtcaggtgagtacgggaatgatgccatctgtcaaagcgctgtaggtgacgcttgacagtgcggagaacgtgagagatgatcaagttgagctctacagtagctgctggttgagccttaggtgagtagatcatcacacctttccctttgtccttgggatcagcgagagtg
It encodes:
- the LOC140890208 gene encoding protein FAR1-RELATED SEQUENCE 5-like, producing MSEICVVNSVDGGLMNDTHLLVEDSEIDPKVGMKFKNENENFEFYKKYVYRVGFSVRKRTSQNNNKGVVTFVVFTCSREGCRSSNTSTTLKPQPTSQTGCKARLSACSDATGVWKITSVYLEHNHEISPSKSRVFRCYRELNAHETTIRGE
- the LOC140890207 gene encoding protein FAR-RED IMPAIRED RESPONSE 1-like, with protein sequence MTFIEKDCRNYIDKVRKLRLGEGDAAAIQAYFSKMQSLCPVFFFSLDLDDDGRLKNVFWADNRSRQTYKEFGDVVTFDTTYLTNKYDMPFAPFIGVNHHGQSTLLGCGILSNEDTETFVWLFRIWLECMEFQTPQGIITDQDKAMQNAIEIVFPNTKHRWCLWHILKKLPEKFGYHSQKASILWFVHELVYESQSADEFEQGWVSMLDMYELQNNDWLIGLYRERLRWVPCFFKTSFWAGMSTTQRSEGINAFFDGYVHSKTSLKQFVEQYEQTLRSKVEKEFQADFKSFSQVVPCVTRFDMERQFQSAYTIVKFKEFQQELTGKMYCDIESTDEGSFGVRYVVIEDFTVHEKVKEKIFEIM